GTGCggtggctgcagctcttcccGTCCCCGCTCCACATTTCCTGTCCCCACCGCCGCTTCCTGTGGATCCCAGTCCCAACCCCCCCCATTTCCAGGTGGCCCCGCGGCCGCTGCCAGGTGTTGCCATTCCTGCCCTCGTGGCACAGTGTCCCCAAAGCCTCCATGGGGCTCAGGGACGTTGTGGTGAGCAATGGTCCCAAACCATGGGGTGTGGGGACACCACAGTGGCCTCTTTGCTTGGGTGTGGGGGCACTGTGTGATTTGGGGACACCGTGGTGGTCTCCTTCCTTGGCCTTGGGGACACCACCATGGTCTCTCCACTTGGGCCTGGGGACTCTATGGGGTTTGGGGACTCCATAGTGGCCTTTGTCCTTGGGTTTGGGGACACTGCGGTGCTCGGGGACACCATGGTGGCCTTCCTCCTTGGGCCTGAGTACACTGTGGCACCTGGGGACACCATGGTGGCCTTTCTTCTCGGTCTTGAGGCCACCACAGCGGTCTTCTCCACTTGGGTTTGGAGACACCATGGTGCTTGGGGACACTGTGGTGGCCTTTGTTCTTGGGTTTGGGGACATCACAGCGGTTTCCCCCTTGGACCTGGGGACgctgtggcacttggggacaccGTGGTGGCCGACCTCCTTGGGACTGGGGACGTGGTGGTTCCCCCCCTTGGAGTTTTGGTGCCCCAGGCGTTGTGGGAGCGGCGCTGGGCGATGTCTCTGCGGTGACTCAGCGGCGCAGCGGCCGTCCCAGACCCACAGCAATGGGGCCCACGGCCCCTGGGGGTCACCGCTGCATTCCGCTGCTTCGCAACATGGGCACCGGGGTGGGGGATGGGGGTCAGCGTGGGGTGAGTGTGCGAGGACGGGCATGCGTGCGTGCACATGCgtgtgcgtgtgcgtgtgtgcGTGTGCCTGGAGCGTGGGGAGCGGTGTGAAACCGGGAGGTGACGCGGGTGGCAGCCGGCACGACGGGATTTTCCGGCTCCGCGTGGGGTCACCTCCTGGTGCCCCACACCGTCACCTCCCGACGCAGCCGTGACCCCGTGCTAATAAACCCGCGGGTCGGGAGGTGCCGTTAATCGCTAACCACATCTGGGCACTGATTAACGAGGCTGATAAGAGAGCTGATAACGGTGGGTGATGCGGAGGGgtcctctccctccctctcccctctgGGGATCCCCGTGTCGCTCAGCCACCTCCGCTCCCGCAGTGTCCCTGGCGGGCGCCCAGGTCACCTCGGAGACGAAGGAAGTGCCTGAGAACCAACGTGAGTCACTGCGACCCACAACTTCCAGTGGGGCCACCCGCTGCCCCACGGCCCCATTAACTGCCCCACACTGACTGCCCTATGGCCCCATCGAATGCCCCCTGGCCCCGTTAGCCACCCCATCAAGTTCCCCACGGCCCCGCTGACCACCCCACGGTCCCATTAAGTGCCCCATGGCCCCATCATCAACCCCACGGTGCCATTaaccaccccacagccccatcaaGTGCCCAATGGCCCCATTAagtgccccacagccccactgaATGCCCCGCAGCCCTATTAACTGCCCCATGTCCCCATCAAAAGCCCATGACCCCCATGCGAGCCCCTCCTGGCCCCACACATGAACTCCATAACCCCACCGAGTACCCAATGGCTCCACATAAGCATCCCAAGAGTGCACCTGAACATCCCGAGCCCCCCATAACCTCACAAGAGCACCCCAGGAGCCCCACCATGGCCCCACACGAGCATTCCTTAACCCCACCAAGCCCACCATGACCTCACCAAGTCCCCTATAGCCCCCATGAGCCCCACCGTGACCCTACACGAAAATCCAATAACCCCACCAAGGCCCCATAGCCTCCCATGGCCCCACAAGTACCCCATGACCCCCCACGAGCCCCACCATGGCCCCACGCGAGCACCCCATGACCCTCCCAAGCCCCTCGTGACCCTACATGAGCACCCCACGACCCCACACAAGCGCCCTATGGCCCCACCAAGCCCCCCACAACCAACAGGAGCACCCCATAACCCTTACGAGCACCCTATGGTCCCACCAAGCCCTCACAACCCCACACAGCACCCCGTAACCTCACCAAGCCCCCTATAACTCTCCACCAGCCCCACCGTGGCCCAACGGGAGCCCCCTACGACCCCACGGGAGCCCCCTACAAGCCCACAGGAGCCCCCCACACCCCCGCCAAGCCCCCCACCACCCGCAGCAGTTGGGTTTCGGGGCGCTGCTCCCCCCGCTGAGCTCCATCTCTCCCCGCAGCCGTCGACATCCCGTGCTCTGCGTACCGCTCCGACTGGGGAAGTCCCCGCATCGAGTGGAAGTTCCAGAAGGGCTCTTCCCTGGTGCTCTTCTACTACGCGGGAGCACTCACAGGTACGGCGCCGCGcttggagctgtgggtgctgccgtctgtccgtctgtccgtccccCAACCCTCCGCCTCTCCCCGCAGACCCCTACAAGAACCGCGTCGTGTTCTCCGTCACCTCCATCCACTTCACCACGGTGACGCGGGAGGACACGGGGAAATACATCTGTGAGGTGGTGGGGGGCGACTCCCAGATCGCCAAGTCGGAGGTCAACCTCATCGTGCAGGGTGGGTCCCCACATccgtgtgtccccatgtccccatgtgccTACATCCCCATGTCTAAATGTCCCCGGTTCCCCATCCTCCCACCTCCCCATGTCCTCACATCCCCACCTCTCTGTGTCCCCATTTTCCCATGTCCTCACTTCTCCACATCCCAGTGTTCCCACATCCTCGTGTCCCCACTTCCCCATATTCTCATGTCCCCACACCCCCATCTTCCCgtatccccatgtccctgtgtcccccATCCCCATGTCCTCGCAATCCCCAGTAGGGCTGGGGTGAAGGTGAAGGTTCCCACGTTCTTGGGTTGCACCCGGTGCTCTTTGCATCAGTGTTTCCCTATAGAACCCATAGGGGAAATGAACCTGGTTGGTTCTCCCCTGTAGAGCCTGGACAGGGTGAATCAGGATGGTGGATCCCCGTGGAACCATAAGGGATGAGAATGTCACTGCATTGCTGGGGGAACCCTGTGCTCTTTGGGTTGGTTTTTCCCTATAGAACCCACAGGGGCTGTGAATCGGGTGGGTGCTTCCCTACAGAACCCATAGgggcagtggaggtgaccccAGGGGTTGACAATTCCCTATAGAACCCGTAGGGGTGGTGAATCAGGTTGGCGTTTCCCCATAGAACCAGTAGGGGAGGTGAACCATGTGGGTTACCCTATAGAACCCGTTGGGGAATGGAATCGGGTGGGTGCTTCCCTGTAGAACCCAGAGGAGCAGTGGAGGTGCCCATACCCTCGAGGCACACCCCGTGGTTcccatttccttctgcagcccATAGTCTGACCCTTTTGGGGTCCCCCCTCGCTATCTCCCCATATCCTGACCCTTTTGGGGTCCCTCCCCTCTGTCTCTCCATAGTCTGACCCCACCCGAGGGTCTCACCACACTGCCCCTCCATTCATTGACCCTCTTGTGGTCCCCCACACTGTCCCCATACAGTCTGGCCCTTTTGGGATTCCTCCTCGCTGTCCCCCATACTCTGACCCTCTTGGGGATCCCTCCCTCCCTGTCCCCACATAGTCTGACCCCATCCTGGGGGTCTCCCTTCTCTGTCCCCCCATACACTGACACTTTTGGGGGTCCCTCCCCTTCCTGTCTCGCCATAGTCTGACCCCATCCTGGGGTTCCCCCTCTCTGTGCCCCTCTACACAGACCCTTTTGGGATCTCCCTTCTCTGTCCACCCCCTACACAGACCCTTTTAGGGTCCCCCATCTTTTCCCCCCCTGCACAGATCCTTCTGGGATCTCCCCTCACCATCCCCCCACACACTGACCCTTCTGGGGTCTCccctctttttccccccctaaCAGACCCTTCTGGGGTCTCCCCTCACCATCTCTCTCGCTGACCCTTTTGGGGTCCCCCCGCAGTGCCCCCCTCCAAGCCGGTTGCCCACGTTCCCAGCTCCGCCACCATCGGCCGCACTGCGGTGCTGCGCTGTACGGAGTCGGACGGCTCCCCGCCCCCCACGTTCCGCTGGTACCGGGACGGGATGCTGGTCCCCACCGACCCCAAAAGCAGCCTCAGCTTCCGCAACTCCTCCTACACTCTGGATTCCACCACCGGGGAGCTGGTGAGCGCCGGGGGGATGGAAACCCACGGGACCCCCGGCGCCTTCCCACCCCCACCCATGGGTGCCTCCCCCCTCCTGCAGACCTTCAATCCCGTCAGCGCCTTCGACACCGGCGATTATTACTGCGAGGCCTCCAACAACGTGGGCACGGCGCAGAGGTCGGACACGGTGCGCATGGAAGCCAGTGAGAGACGGGGCGCCACGGGGGCTGTGGGGCGGGGTACCATAGGGTGGGGTGCCATAGGGTGCCATGGGGTGGTATGGGGTGCTTCGGGTGCCAGAGGGTGGGGTAGGGTGCTATGGGTGTGATGGGGTGGTGTGGGGTGCCATGGGTGCCCGAGGGTGGTGtagggtgctatggggtggggTAGGGTGCTATGGTACCCAtagggtgctatggggtggggtggggtgcCATGGGGTCCCATAGGGTGCTATGGATGGTGTAGGGTGCTGTGGGGTCCCATAGGGTGCTATGAGGTGGTGTAGAGTGCTATGGGTGTGATGGGGTGGTGTGGGGTGCCATGGGTGCCAGAAGGTGGTGtagggtgctatggggtggggTAGGGTGCTACGGGGTCCCATAGGGTGCTGTGGGATGGTGtagggtgctatggggtggggTAGGGTGCTACGGGGTCCCATAGGGTGCTGTGGGATGGTGTAGGGTGCTATGGGTGTGATGGAGTGGTGTGGGGTGCCATGGGTGCCAGAAGGTGGTGtagggtgctatggggtggggTATGGTGCTGTGGGGTCCCATAGGGTGCTATGGGATGGTGTAGGGTGTATGGATTTGATGGGGTGGTGTAGGGTACCATGGGTGCCAGAAGGTGGTGTAGGGTGCTATGGGGTAGTATGGGGTGCCATAGG
This sequence is a window from Meleagris gallopavo isolate NT-WF06-2002-E0010 breed Aviagen turkey brand Nicholas breeding stock unplaced genomic scaffold, Turkey_5.1 ChrUn_random_7180001955517, whole genome shotgun sequence. Protein-coding genes within it:
- the LOC104917096 gene encoding junctional adhesion molecule A; amino-acid sequence: MRRGPLPPSPLWGSPCRSATSAPAVSLAGAQVTSETKEVPENQPVDIPCSAYRSDWGSPRIEWKFQKGSSLVLFYYAGALTDPYKNRVVFSVTSIHFTTVTREDTGKYICEVVGGDSQIAKSEVNLIVQVPPSKPVAHVPSSATIGRTAVLRCTESDGSPPPTFRWYRDGMLVPTDPKSSLSFRNSSYTLDSTTGELTFNPVSAFDTGDYYCEASNNVGTAQRSDTVRMEASEVNVGGIVAAVVVLLMLLGLIAFGIWFAYSRGYFQRKDTASKKVIYSQPSQRSDGEFKQTSSFLV